A DNA window from Bacteroides cellulosilyticus contains the following coding sequences:
- a CDS encoding GH92 family glycosyl hydrolase yields the protein MKKLICFFNLCLLLVSCGQKSQVSLVSLVNPLMGTESTFEFSHGNTYPAVAVPWGMNFWSPQTGENGSGWMYTYKDSLIRGFRQTHQPSPWINDYGTFAIMPVWGELTMDNQKRGMHFLHENEKAAPDCYQVKFDNGVSTALSATSRGAVFEITYPSEQGQYIVVDAYQHGGSVVWDKEENCIYGITHYNNGGVPENFANYFIIEFDKPVVESGTDENSCAYVKFQLEAGEKMTVRTASSFISHDQARLNFNREVAGRSLAEVSAEAKKIWNDQLGRIQVEGGTHEQQKTFYSCLYRTLLFPREFYEFDSDNNPVYYSPYDGQLHDGYMYTDNGFWDTFRAVHPLFTLAYPEVSGRIMQSIVNAYDESGFMPEWASPGHRGCMIGNNSISLLTDAWMKGIRTFDKDKALEAMLHQTQARGEIASVGRDGYEEYNRLGYVPYPEVPEATAKTLEYAYADWCLARFAEATGNQEIAKAYYKKAQNYRNLFYPEKGFMWARDANGKWRGNFDATEWGGPFTEGCSWHWTWSVFHDPEGLSTLLGGHEQMAERLDSMFTAPNTFNYGTYGFVIHEIAEMVALNMGQYAHGNQPVQHAIYLYNYVGQPWKAQYHTRNVLNKLYNSGPQGYCGDEDNGQTSAWYVFTALGFYPVCPGASEYVLGSPLFNKATLSLPGGKQFVIHAENASEDNCYIRSATLNGKNFSHNFLKHEELMQGGELKLIMDCVPDKERGVKPEDAPYSYNK from the coding sequence ATGAAGAAATTGATTTGCTTTTTCAACCTTTGCCTTCTGCTCGTTTCGTGCGGACAGAAGTCTCAGGTATCTTTAGTATCTCTGGTGAATCCACTGATGGGAACTGAGTCGACTTTCGAGTTCTCACATGGCAATACTTATCCGGCAGTGGCTGTACCCTGGGGGATGAATTTCTGGAGTCCGCAGACAGGAGAAAATGGAAGTGGCTGGATGTACACATATAAGGATAGCTTGATAAGAGGCTTTCGCCAGACACACCAGCCCAGTCCGTGGATCAATGATTATGGAACATTCGCCATTATGCCCGTATGGGGTGAACTGACTATGGATAATCAGAAACGTGGAATGCATTTTTTGCATGAAAATGAGAAAGCGGCTCCCGATTGTTATCAGGTAAAGTTCGATAATGGAGTCAGTACAGCATTGTCCGCTACTTCACGCGGAGCTGTTTTTGAGATTACATATCCTTCGGAACAAGGGCAGTATATCGTGGTGGATGCTTATCAGCACGGTGGAAGTGTGGTATGGGACAAAGAAGAGAACTGCATCTATGGTATCACTCATTATAATAATGGTGGAGTGCCCGAAAACTTTGCTAATTACTTTATTATCGAATTTGATAAACCCGTTGTTGAGTCCGGTACCGATGAAAATTCTTGTGCGTACGTTAAGTTTCAACTGGAAGCTGGCGAAAAAATGACTGTCCGTACAGCTTCCTCCTTTATTAGTCACGATCAGGCACGTCTGAATTTCAATCGTGAAGTGGCTGGGCGCTCACTGGCAGAAGTCTCAGCAGAAGCGAAAAAAATATGGAATGACCAATTGGGACGTATTCAGGTGGAAGGCGGGACACATGAGCAGCAGAAAACATTCTATTCATGCTTATACCGTACCCTTTTATTTCCACGTGAGTTCTATGAATTTGATTCGGACAACAACCCTGTTTATTACAGTCCTTACGACGGACAATTGCATGACGGATATATGTATACTGATAACGGATTCTGGGATACTTTCCGTGCGGTACATCCGTTGTTTACTCTGGCATATCCCGAGGTCAGCGGACGAATCATGCAGTCCATAGTGAATGCATACGATGAAAGTGGATTTATGCCAGAGTGGGCCAGTCCCGGACATCGTGGCTGTATGATCGGAAACAATTCAATTTCTTTGCTTACCGATGCCTGGATGAAAGGGATACGGACATTTGATAAAGACAAAGCTTTGGAAGCCATGTTACATCAGACGCAGGCACGCGGAGAAATAGCGTCGGTAGGACGCGACGGATATGAGGAATACAACCGTTTAGGCTATGTGCCTTATCCTGAAGTGCCCGAGGCCACAGCCAAAACTCTGGAATATGCTTATGCTGACTGGTGTCTGGCACGTTTTGCAGAAGCTACGGGAAACCAGGAAATTGCGAAAGCCTATTATAAAAAGGCACAGAACTATCGCAATTTGTTTTATCCCGAAAAAGGTTTCATGTGGGCAAGGGATGCCAATGGTAAGTGGCGTGGCAACTTTGACGCCACCGAGTGGGGAGGACCTTTCACTGAAGGCTGTTCCTGGCATTGGACCTGGAGCGTATTTCATGATCCGGAAGGTTTGTCTACGCTTCTGGGTGGTCATGAACAAATGGCAGAACGACTTGATTCCATGTTTACGGCTCCTAATACCTTTAATTATGGTACTTATGGTTTCGTTATCCATGAAATAGCTGAGATGGTGGCACTCAATATGGGGCAGTATGCCCATGGAAATCAACCCGTGCAACATGCTATCTACTTGTATAATTATGTAGGTCAACCTTGGAAAGCACAATACCATACACGCAATGTGCTGAACAAATTGTATAACTCCGGTCCGCAAGGTTATTGCGGAGATGAAGATAACGGTCAAACCTCGGCGTGGTACGTATTCACTGCATTGGGATTTTATCCCGTATGCCCCGGTGCTTCCGAATATGTACTGGGAAGTCCGTTGTTCAATAAGGCAACTCTTTCCTTGCCCGGAGGAAAACAGTTTGTAATTCATGCAGAAAACGCTTCAGAGGATAATTGCTATATTCGTTCGGCAACTCTGAATGGGAAGAATTTCTCCCATAATTTCCTGAAACATGAAGAACTAATGCAAGGTGGTGAACTTAAACTGATCATGGATTGTGTTCCTGATAAAGAAAGAGGAGTAAAGCCTGAAGACGCTCCGTATTCCTATAATAAATAA
- a CDS encoding GxGYxYP domain-containing protein produces the protein MKFIIGFLLLFAGLKAIGSVPYRFSESPWISESVADEGKYHMPGMKAKPKKYWSCVGVIPVDSRNSVDETDEMRGLQYHLLCQSLAGLTNRAVEKGKSEIAVWLCDHGGKTSYKLSRQALEDMGIHEQGMQNGLELACNEYSSVDGVKVQLKGMFDGYVLTDVKNNPESGVVASVASHVYNSIIVDIRDKEYFEKAGYKMKYDATRKTTVDAWREFRNKCSKKALVIMPVQTGELREFAIKNNLFVLNLNKELGDAEAGQNISLLEEVLAWLEPNAPVYGWEQGVSEDQFVARVSKSGHPMIPCDWSYNHSLLSLLYEKGREQVLPRIFDPRSIDFKKKKNFVSFFLSDGDNIQWMMQDFASRYYDVPEAEDVKMTFGLPVATLAMMAPVQFNNLMGLQKQNCSLMEMLGGGYYYVDTYSQDNNRKTNLRVAAKRLAVSMRQYQIKLLGIMAMDVKSEAAKEAYQVYVDANDQLEGIIVLQYSPYAGGEGEVFWVTNKAGYDIPVITVKYSLWDRIHEREGSPDFIASKLKDEAQEESFSVVCVHAWSRFEGDTYGASAAKRCAERLDDRFEAVNMQELVWRLRMSRRSEQTLDYLNKIY, from the coding sequence ATGAAGTTTATTATTGGTTTCCTGTTGCTTTTTGCTGGGCTGAAAGCGATTGGCAGTGTTCCTTATCGTTTCTCTGAAAGTCCATGGATATCTGAATCTGTGGCAGATGAGGGAAAATATCACATGCCCGGAATGAAGGCTAAGCCGAAGAAGTACTGGAGTTGTGTGGGTGTAATCCCTGTGGATAGCCGTAATAGTGTAGACGAAACAGATGAGATGCGCGGATTGCAATACCATCTCTTGTGTCAGTCCTTGGCGGGACTGACGAACCGTGCGGTAGAAAAAGGCAAGAGCGAAATAGCGGTCTGGTTGTGCGACCACGGTGGAAAGACTTCTTATAAACTTTCCAGACAGGCTTTGGAAGATATGGGGATACATGAACAAGGCATGCAGAATGGTCTTGAACTGGCATGCAATGAATACTCCTCTGTGGATGGTGTAAAAGTCCAGTTAAAAGGAATGTTCGATGGATATGTATTGACCGATGTGAAGAATAATCCGGAAAGTGGTGTAGTGGCATCTGTCGCTTCTCATGTGTACAATTCCATTATTGTGGATATTCGTGATAAGGAGTATTTTGAGAAAGCGGGGTATAAGATGAAATATGATGCCACCCGAAAGACTACAGTGGATGCCTGGCGTGAATTCAGAAATAAATGCAGTAAAAAGGCACTGGTCATAATGCCGGTGCAAACCGGAGAATTGCGCGAATTTGCCATCAAGAACAATCTGTTTGTATTGAACCTGAACAAGGAACTGGGAGACGCTGAGGCCGGACAAAACATTTCATTACTCGAAGAAGTGCTTGCCTGGCTGGAACCCAATGCTCCGGTATACGGCTGGGAGCAAGGAGTGAGTGAAGATCAATTTGTAGCCCGTGTATCCAAAAGCGGACATCCGATGATTCCCTGTGATTGGAGCTATAATCATTCGTTACTGTCCCTGCTTTATGAAAAAGGTCGGGAACAGGTGTTGCCTCGGATTTTCGATCCCCGGTCTATTGATTTCAAGAAAAAGAAAAACTTTGTTTCTTTTTTCCTTTCCGATGGTGATAACATTCAGTGGATGATGCAGGATTTTGCTTCCCGGTATTATGATGTTCCGGAGGCTGAAGATGTGAAGATGACTTTTGGATTGCCGGTTGCTACGTTGGCGATGATGGCTCCTGTACAGTTCAACAATCTGATGGGCTTGCAGAAACAGAATTGCTCGCTTATGGAAATGCTGGGCGGAGGCTATTATTATGTAGATACGTACAGTCAGGATAATAACCGGAAAACCAATCTGAGAGTGGCGGCAAAACGCCTGGCGGTTTCTATGCGTCAATATCAGATCAAGTTATTGGGAATAATGGCTATGGATGTGAAGTCGGAAGCGGCCAAAGAAGCCTATCAAGTTTATGTGGACGCTAATGACCAGTTGGAAGGTATCATTGTTTTGCAATATTCTCCGTATGCCGGAGGTGAGGGAGAAGTCTTCTGGGTGACTAATAAGGCAGGATATGATATTCCGGTTATTACGGTGAAATATTCTCTCTGGGACAGAATACATGAACGTGAAGGTTCTCCCGACTTTATAGCTTCGAAGCTGAAAGACGAAGCGCAGGAAGAAAGCTTTTCAGTGGTATGTGTGCACGCCTGGAGTCGTTTTGAAGGCGATACTTATGGAGCCTCGGCTGCCAAGCGGTGTGCCGAACGATTGGACGACCGTTTTGAGGCGGTTAATATGCAGGAATTGGTTTGGCGTTTACGTATGAGTCGACGTTCTGAACAAACTCTGGACTATTTGAATAAAATCTATTAA
- a CDS encoding DUF3823 domain-containing protein: MRKIKYIIAGISAAVFMVSCELDNFDGPDAQVYGAVIDAETEELIQQEIGTSGDAACVQVIEYGYAIRKVQQWKLMLNGEYRNNLVFSGTYDVIMNNGNFVKLDTIKGYRFDKGENKLDFRVIPNIRIKEPVVKKENNAIVATFKLQYGHRTGKAEKVALFAQSDQNPSNSFNLAHVTANIEGDDINFENNSRNANKVFTLTLDLNSDEGKKLKAGQKYFFRIGALPKDLGEGIQAKYNYSPVFEIQL, encoded by the coding sequence ATGAGAAAGATTAAATATATAATAGCCGGAATCAGTGCAGCGGTTTTCATGGTAAGCTGCGAACTGGATAATTTTGATGGTCCGGATGCACAAGTATATGGTGCGGTAATTGATGCCGAAACAGAAGAGTTGATTCAGCAGGAAATTGGTACCAGTGGTGATGCAGCTTGTGTGCAGGTTATAGAGTATGGATATGCTATCCGCAAGGTGCAGCAATGGAAGCTCATGCTGAATGGGGAATACAGAAATAATCTTGTTTTCTCCGGTACTTATGATGTCATTATGAATAATGGCAACTTTGTGAAGCTGGATACGATTAAAGGATATCGTTTCGACAAAGGAGAAAATAAGCTTGATTTCAGGGTGATTCCGAATATCCGTATCAAAGAGCCCGTTGTGAAGAAAGAGAATAATGCTATTGTTGCCACCTTTAAATTACAGTATGGTCACAGAACAGGTAAAGCCGAAAAGGTGGCCCTGTTTGCTCAATCGGATCAGAATCCGTCCAACTCTTTCAATCTGGCACATGTAACGGCTAATATTGAAGGCGATGATATCAATTTTGAGAATAATAGCCGGAATGCGAATAAAGTCTTTACATTGACATTGGACTTGAACTCTGACGAAGGTAAGAAGTTGAAAGCCGGACAGAAGTACTTCTTCCGTATCGGTGCACTGCCCAAAGATCTGGGTGAAGGTATACAGGCTAAGTATAATTATTCTCCGGTTTTTGAGATACAGTTATAG
- a CDS encoding RagB/SusD family nutrient uptake outer membrane protein, producing the protein MKNIKYYLVIGLSAVFTACTDLLDIEPNNKITPNELFNNPNGAKAFMATIYRDLPIEDYMFMPGTSGEGGFNNPTGNIGLLWYANICEEAVQSQWGEQSPGYVIRADYFNHGYETLRNINLLKSIIPTLDICDSEKKELEGEAAFMTAYVYFYLAEKFGGVPLIRELQEYDPANPGALVVPRSTEYETWDYVMQQCDLAAAQLPKERSDRRATRWAALALKSRAALYAASIAKFGELAPMEGEAVTKGLAGMKPENAAYFYQHCIDASLAIMTESNHKLYKPNPASPKEAEENYRSIFVNPNQTDGEAIFIKGIVKEGSEFASSLNYFIEPYQTQGQGKMSPALNLVDAYEDYTDLPGVRSDAKVKTRVNDNYSNAGFDTGYTDYIKVNKDTPYDLFNGIAYGDEKKAKDARLWASIILPGTEWKGTKIVMQGGVIQPDGTELYRVPTTVTGKDGKTYYSLGGEKHQVSGFWPGDGTHSMSGFLMRKMISESMPAQYHKTTLDYIVFRYAEVLLNYAEAVCESGLGDKTIAAKALNDIRKRAAHTNEIELTRENVRNERFVELAFENIRIWDLRRWRVLHTLMNNFSHDILVPMLDLRDTNPSLIFVRKTTMGASLNGPNSYSISEYYEDVPRNAINQMIQNP; encoded by the coding sequence ATGAAAAATATAAAATATTATTTGGTTATCGGTCTATCAGCTGTGTTTACGGCATGTACGGACTTGCTGGACATTGAGCCTAATAACAAGATCACTCCCAATGAGCTGTTTAATAACCCTAATGGGGCAAAAGCTTTTATGGCAACTATTTATCGCGATTTGCCTATTGAGGATTACATGTTTATGCCGGGTACCAGCGGAGAAGGAGGTTTCAATAATCCGACGGGGAATATCGGTTTATTATGGTATGCCAATATCTGTGAGGAAGCTGTACAAAGTCAGTGGGGTGAGCAATCACCGGGATACGTTATTCGTGCGGATTATTTTAATCATGGCTATGAAACGCTTCGTAATATCAATTTGCTGAAAAGCATCATCCCTACACTGGATATTTGTGACAGTGAAAAGAAAGAACTGGAAGGAGAGGCTGCTTTCATGACTGCTTATGTATATTTCTACCTGGCAGAAAAATTTGGTGGAGTACCGCTGATCAGGGAATTGCAGGAGTATGATCCGGCCAATCCGGGAGCTTTGGTGGTTCCACGCAGCACAGAGTATGAAACATGGGATTATGTAATGCAGCAATGTGATCTTGCAGCTGCGCAACTTCCCAAAGAGCGTTCGGACAGGCGGGCGACTAGATGGGCGGCATTGGCTTTAAAATCTCGTGCTGCTTTGTATGCTGCTTCTATTGCCAAATTCGGAGAACTGGCGCCGATGGAAGGAGAGGCTGTGACAAAAGGTTTAGCCGGAATGAAACCCGAAAATGCAGCCTATTTCTATCAACATTGCATTGATGCTTCCCTGGCCATTATGACAGAATCGAACCATAAACTGTATAAACCGAATCCTGCCAGTCCGAAGGAAGCGGAGGAGAACTATCGTAGTATCTTTGTTAATCCGAACCAAACAGACGGAGAGGCTATTTTTATTAAAGGTATTGTAAAAGAAGGATCTGAGTTTGCCAGTAGTTTAAATTACTTTATCGAGCCTTACCAGACACAGGGACAGGGTAAAATGTCTCCAGCTCTTAATTTGGTAGATGCTTATGAAGATTATACGGACCTGCCGGGTGTCCGTTCGGATGCAAAGGTCAAGACTCGTGTCAATGACAATTATTCCAATGCAGGTTTTGATACTGGCTATACTGATTATATCAAAGTAAATAAGGATACCCCTTATGATTTGTTTAATGGCATCGCTTATGGAGATGAGAAAAAAGCGAAGGATGCTCGTCTGTGGGCTTCCATCATACTTCCCGGTACCGAATGGAAAGGGACTAAGATTGTGATGCAAGGCGGTGTGATTCAACCGGATGGAACAGAACTGTATCGTGTTCCGACTACAGTGACCGGAAAAGACGGTAAGACTTACTATTCTTTAGGAGGTGAAAAGCATCAGGTGTCCGGTTTCTGGCCGGGAGACGGAACTCATTCCATGTCTGGTTTTCTCATGAGAAAGATGATCAGTGAAAGCATGCCGGCACAATATCATAAGACGACGTTGGATTATATCGTATTCCGCTATGCGGAAGTGTTGCTGAATTATGCAGAAGCAGTCTGCGAAAGCGGGTTGGGGGATAAGACTATTGCAGCAAAAGCGTTGAATGATATTCGTAAGAGAGCCGCACATACCAATGAAATAGAATTAACAAGAGAGAATGTGAGAAACGAACGCTTTGTAGAACTCGCTTTTGAGAACATCCGTATCTGGGATTTGCGTCGTTGGAGAGTGCTGCATACGTTGATGAATAATTTCTCTCATGACATTCTGGTGCCTATGCTTGATTTGCGTGATACGAATCCTTCCCTGATATTTGTGCGTAAAACCACTATGGGAGCAAGCCTGAATGGTCCCAATAGCTATTCAATCTCCGAATACTATGAAGATGTACCACGCAATGCCATTAACCAAATGATTCAGAATCCTTAA
- a CDS encoding SusC/RagA family TonB-linked outer membrane protein — protein MNHLARTLLGCIMLLCTTMVYAQHAQFKGQVIDQEGNPLVGATVVVKGANNKNAVADMSGEFVLQNLEKNAVLQISYIGFQTQEVRIGAENSVRVVLKEDEAVLGEIVVVGYGTQKKQTLTGAISTLSGDKVLTTKSTSVAQSLQGKIAGVQIRQQDGQPGSFSSMVQIRGFGSPLYVIDGVVRDSGDGGSEFQRLNPEDIENISVLKDGAAAIYGMNAANGVVIITTKKGRKGKARFNYNGSFTAIFPTSMMKVMNAAQYAEISNELSMNAGTGPTTTPEELAKWKAGGPGYESTDWLDAVFKKSAGSQQHTLSVEGGSDKMTYYASFGYAHDGDLTRGGDFNYERYTMRSNFTAQLSKYLKAEVNVSGRYDVTNAPIQGVFDLLFKSTLMRPTSGVYANNNSEYYNAAYPFLDNPVAAMNGDLTGMNTSRGRSLQSTATLTYDVPWVKGLKAKLMTSYDASDNRTSHERKLYQLYSYNSQNESYDVSKTINDPSSLYVNMNNGNNLNIQAQLSYSTTIARDHNISLMAMYEMNHGWNDNVSATREYEIYSKPILDLGSQTNIQNSGGYGETANISYLGRLNYDYQGKYLLEGAFRYNGSYRYAPGSRWGFFPVVSAGWRMSEESFIKDNIPFVSNLKIRASYGETGIDAGNEFQFIEGFTMGSKGYEFVDGTQTNGVLTPALINKNLTWITTRTYDLGVDITLWDGLLDFTFDVYRRDRDGLLATRGSQLTNTFGASLPEENLNADRTEGIEFTLGHRNKIGQVSYGVQGNFNFARSKMTRQIHGEYESSWDVWKSATEGRWSGIGWGYTTAGQFQNYDQIYNAPVQSGDRGNTMILPGDYYLQDVNGDGYIDGNDMKPKYYGLNMPALNYGITLTAEWKWFDFMALFQGAACYSIQIPDNLRNYAPWEGNSSAYLYDRWHREDPFDANSNWIPGRFPAARVANYNPMGNNAQETDRNTVDGSYLRLKSLEVGYTLPQRWASHVGLQNLRVYVNAYNIFTFCDSYLKKDLKLDPEKTAGQDNRMMNYPLSSSINFGVNVSF, from the coding sequence ATGAATCATTTAGCACGCACCTTGTTGGGATGCATCATGTTACTCTGTACCACAATGGTATATGCGCAACATGCACAGTTTAAAGGACAGGTGATAGACCAGGAAGGGAATCCGCTGGTTGGTGCAACAGTTGTAGTGAAAGGAGCCAATAATAAGAATGCCGTGGCAGATATGTCGGGTGAATTTGTACTACAAAATCTTGAGAAGAACGCTGTTCTTCAGATATCCTATATTGGTTTTCAGACTCAGGAAGTCAGAATAGGAGCCGAAAACTCAGTAAGAGTGGTGTTAAAGGAAGATGAAGCCGTTTTGGGCGAAATTGTAGTTGTGGGATATGGCACTCAGAAGAAACAGACACTGACTGGAGCTATTTCTACTCTTAGTGGTGACAAAGTGCTGACGACCAAAAGCACAAGTGTGGCTCAGAGCTTGCAGGGAAAGATTGCCGGTGTACAGATCCGTCAACAGGACGGTCAACCAGGTTCGTTCAGTTCTATGGTACAAATTCGTGGCTTTGGTAGTCCGCTGTATGTAATCGATGGCGTTGTCCGCGATAGTGGTGACGGTGGTTCTGAATTTCAGCGCTTGAATCCGGAAGATATTGAAAATATTTCTGTACTCAAAGATGGTGCTGCGGCAATCTATGGTATGAATGCAGCTAATGGAGTCGTGATTATTACCACTAAAAAAGGAAGAAAAGGTAAAGCCCGTTTTAATTACAACGGTTCATTCACTGCTATTTTCCCCACTTCCATGATGAAGGTTATGAATGCTGCCCAATATGCGGAGATTTCCAATGAATTGTCAATGAATGCAGGTACTGGTCCTACTACCACTCCTGAAGAACTTGCTAAATGGAAGGCCGGTGGTCCCGGCTATGAAAGTACTGACTGGTTGGATGCCGTATTTAAAAAAAGTGCAGGTAGCCAGCAACATACTCTTTCTGTCGAAGGTGGTAGTGATAAGATGACCTATTACGCCAGTTTTGGCTATGCTCACGATGGCGACTTGACACGAGGAGGCGATTTCAACTACGAAAGATATACTATGCGTAGTAATTTTACAGCCCAGTTGTCTAAGTATCTCAAAGCGGAAGTTAATGTTTCCGGAAGATATGACGTGACGAATGCCCCTATCCAAGGAGTCTTTGACTTACTGTTCAAATCTACATTGATGAGACCGACATCCGGAGTGTATGCCAATAACAATTCCGAATACTACAATGCAGCTTATCCTTTCCTGGACAATCCAGTGGCAGCAATGAATGGTGATCTTACCGGTATGAATACCAGTAGAGGACGTAGCTTACAGTCAACTGCCACATTGACCTATGATGTTCCTTGGGTAAAGGGATTGAAAGCTAAATTAATGACTTCGTATGATGCCAGTGATAACCGTACTTCGCATGAGAGAAAACTCTACCAATTGTACAGTTATAATTCGCAGAATGAATCGTATGATGTATCAAAGACAATTAATGACCCGAGCAGTTTGTATGTGAATATGAATAATGGTAATAATCTCAATATTCAGGCGCAATTGTCTTATAGTACTACTATTGCGCGCGACCATAACATTTCTTTGATGGCTATGTACGAAATGAATCATGGCTGGAATGATAATGTTTCTGCTACCCGCGAGTATGAGATTTACTCTAAACCTATTCTTGACTTAGGCTCTCAAACGAACATCCAGAATTCTGGCGGCTATGGAGAGACGGCAAACATCTCTTATCTGGGGCGTCTGAATTATGACTACCAAGGCAAATATCTGTTGGAAGGTGCTTTCCGTTATAATGGTTCTTATCGTTATGCTCCGGGGAGTCGTTGGGGATTTTTCCCGGTTGTCAGTGCAGGCTGGAGAATGTCCGAGGAATCCTTTATTAAGGATAATATACCGTTTGTCAGTAACTTGAAGATAAGAGCCAGTTATGGAGAAACCGGTATTGATGCCGGTAATGAATTCCAGTTCATAGAAGGCTTTACAATGGGATCAAAGGGGTATGAGTTCGTTGACGGTACACAAACCAATGGAGTACTGACTCCGGCACTTATCAATAAGAACCTGACCTGGATTACGACACGTACTTATGACCTTGGTGTGGATATAACCTTGTGGGACGGCTTGTTGGATTTCACATTTGATGTCTATCGTCGTGACAGAGATGGGCTGCTGGCTACCAGAGGCAGTCAACTGACCAATACATTCGGAGCTTCCCTGCCGGAAGAGAATCTGAATGCCGACCGTACCGAAGGTATTGAGTTTACCTTGGGGCACCGGAACAAGATCGGTCAGGTTTCATACGGTGTACAAGGAAACTTCAACTTTGCCCGCAGTAAGATGACCCGCCAGATACATGGTGAATACGAAAGTAGTTGGGATGTTTGGAAATCCGCTACCGAAGGGCGTTGGAGTGGTATCGGCTGGGGATATACAACAGCTGGGCAATTCCAGAACTATGATCAGATTTATAATGCGCCTGTGCAAAGCGGTGATAGAGGTAACACCATGATTCTTCCGGGAGACTATTACCTGCAAGATGTAAATGGTGATGGATACATCGATGGCAATGACATGAAGCCTAAATATTATGGATTGAATATGCCGGCTCTGAATTATGGCATCACTCTGACAGCTGAATGGAAATGGTTCGATTTCATGGCTTTATTCCAAGGAGCAGCCTGTTATTCTATCCAGATCCCCGACAACCTGCGCAATTATGCACCTTGGGAAGGTAATTCATCTGCTTATCTGTATGACAGATGGCATCGTGAAGATCCGTTTGATGCAAACAGCAACTGGATTCCGGGAAGATTCCCGGCAGCCCGTGTGGCCAACTACAATCCGATGGGGAACAATGCACAGGAGACAGACCGCAATACGGTGGATGGAAGCTATCTTCGTCTGAAGAGTCTTGAAGTCGGTTATACGTTACCTCAACGTTGGGCCAGTCATGTAGGCTTGCAAAACCTGCGTGTTTATGTAAATGCTTATAACATCTTCACATTCTGTGACTCTTATTTGAAGAAGGATTTGAAACTGGATCCGGAGAAAACAGCCGGTCAGGATAATCGTATGATGAATTATCCGTTATCGTCTTCTATCAACTTCGGTGTAAATGTTAGCTTCTAA